GACCACACCGATCGTGGCGCGACACTGCGGACTGAGCCGCTTGGTCTCGCCGCTCGGCAGCTCGACGATGGCCGCCTGTCGGTCGTGGGTGATCAGCTGGGCGTTCACGCCCGACGACCGGGCGAACTTCCCGCCGTCGCCCGGCTGGCTCTCGACGTTGCAGACCGGCACGCCCTCCGGGATCTCCGCCAGCGGCAGCGTGTTGCCGGCCTTGATCTCGGCCGAGACGCCCACTTGGATCTCCTCGCCGACGCCGATGCCCTCCGGTGCGAGCACGAGGCGTTGGTCGCCGTCTTCGAACTCGACGGCCGCGACCGGGGCACTGCGGGCGGGGTCGTGTTCGATTCCCACGACGGTCCCCGAAATCACGTCGCTCTCCTCGACGGTGCGATGCGAGAGGTTCGCCTTGTACCGATGGGAGGGCGCGCGGAAGGTCGGTGTCCCGCGACCGCGCCGTTGACCCTGGATTCGTCGCCCCATCTCAGAACACCCCGATCCGCGAGGCGACGTCCTGTGCGTCGTCGTCCTCGCCGAGTGTTACTGTGGCTTTCTTCTCGCCCTGTGGCGTGACCTGCGTGCGCACGTTCGTGATCGAGACGTCGAAGCGCTCGGCGATCTCGTCGCGGATGGCCGGCT
This region of Halococcus sediminicola genomic DNA includes:
- a CDS encoding 50S ribosomal protein L2, whose protein sequence is MGRRIQGQRRGRGTPTFRAPSHRYKANLSHRTVEESDVISGTVVGIEHDPARSAPVAAVEFEDGDQRLVLAPEGIGVGEEIQVGVSAEIKAGNTLPLAEIPEGVPVCNVESQPGDGGKFARSSGVNAQLITHDRQAAIVELPSGETKRLSPQCRATIGVVAGGGRTEKPFVKAGNKYHKMRARGSKYPRVRGVAMNAIDHPFGGGGRQHPGQPKSVSRDAPPGRKVGDIASKRTGRK
- a CDS encoding 50S ribosomal protein L23, with translation MSQVKYPYVTEKAMNDMDYRNTLQFIVASDATKPAIRDEIAERFDVSITNVRTQVTPQGEKKATVTLGEDDDAQDVASRIGVF